tctcctccatgtgtgatcatgctccaatgcttgtcctcctcatccatgctagatccatcattcctaagagtaacaaacatatctgatttaggcagcatcatattctcatgtatatgaggaacagttccaagaaacgaaagtacctgatagttaagttgtttggcacgagctcgagtgattggtccttgtatttgtgtggctgtaggtacagcggttgtatcaatagatgggatgtcctcatcagtttCGAAAGGGTCACCGGAGGACCGCCGGACTGTAGCCGTCAACGAGGACTTGCGGAAAACAGCACCGATCACCACCGGGAAGATGAAACAGAGGGGATGGAGACGAGCGAGTGGTTCGGGAGATGCGCTGCAGTACCAGGAGCACGCTGGTGTTTTCATAAAAGCAGGAGGAGGTCCATGTCCGGCAAAATCGATGGAGGTTTGCGGTGGCCGGAGAGGACATCGACGACGGTGACGACGCACTGAGGGACTCCCGGGAAAATTCCTTCACCCAGAACGCAGGGGAGACGAGATGGAGCTCAACGTGCACACATCTTATTCCGAGGTGGTCTGCATCATTGGCGCGACGGCGACATGGTTGCGGTGGGTGCGCTCGTGCTCACAGAGAAGAGATAAAAGAGGGGAGAAAGGGGATGCGACGTCGCGAGGGAGAGGGAAGGGGTATAGGGTTTCCAGGAGAGCCACGGTGCAAGCGAGGGAGGGGAAGTGAGGGTTGACGAGTCAAAAGAGGGTCGGATCTCTAATTTTTTACGGCTTTATAGTTTTAGGGGCACTGATCTGCGCCGTGAAAATGCTTCAGCCCTTAAAAACAATTATTTTAAGGGTTTAGCTCTTTTAAGGGCTCTAGTAGTGATGCTCTTAGTGGCTTCCTATAAATAGGCACCCACCCACCCCTTAATTAGCTAGTCCATGATGAACTAGAACTTGGTTTagtggattagggaaacccccttgtctattagacacaaatctatgagttgtatcaaagCCCTCTTTTATGTGATTGATTGCTCACTTGTGTGATTTTATTTCGGTCTCTCATACGAGTGATTCCATCAATTGCATACCAATCTCTTTCTTGGAGATTCTACTTCGTGTCTTTCCTCGAGAGATTCTATCGAACGGTGTTTTTGAGCGTTGAGAGCAAACCAGATCGTATTAGGTTATGTTGCGTGCGTTTATCGTGTTCTTCGTTGTTGTTCTTGTTCATCCCTCATTCCCTCTATTTctaggtcaattcgtgagatcgggccacacaattAAGGCTTAGCCATCATCACACATCTTGTGAACACTTAACATATATTTTTCAACTATTTTAGAAACTAGTAAATTTGATTTTTAAGAAGTGGTATCATTCCAAGTTTGGGATCATGTGATACTTTCCgatatattcatcatgtttttctTAGAATTCATAGCTATCACGCATGGCTAGactacaaaaataaggtttctttgAGTGTGACCACTACAAAAACAAATTTGAGCATTGTGCGACCACTACAAATGGAAGGATggtattttgcaaaaaaagtttgatCCGGGCCAGCCCACTGATCCTCAGGCCCACGTAATAAGAAACAATGTAAAGAGGCCCCAAAAGCCCGGGAGCGTCCGATCCAGCGAGAGAAAGAGCCAGCGAGATGAGCGCGGCGGCGGGCGGGCTGCGGCAGCTACTGACGGCGGCGGTGACGGCGGGGGCAGCGGAGGCGCACGCCGCGGTGTTCGGCCACGCGGTCAACCCTTCGGGGAAGCGCGCGGCGACGAAGCTGCTGCGGAAGAAGTTCATCGGAGAGCAGCTGGCGCAGTGGTACCCCTACGACATCAAGCGGGACGACCCCATCGTCATGGCACGCGAGGAGAAAGAGTAAGCTCCCAGCACACGCCTTTCGCGCGCTTCTTTCCTCTCTAACTAATACCTTCGTTGCGCCGTCTTGGGGTTGCGCTCGCCCGCCAAGTGTTCGTCGTTATGCTTCATTCCTCGGAGAGGTGTTGTTGACGCCATGTGATTGCTTGTATGGCTCGCCGCCCTGGTGAGCCGTCAGGTGCTGGCTCAG
This Lolium perenne isolate Kyuss_39 chromosome 1, Kyuss_2.0, whole genome shotgun sequence DNA region includes the following protein-coding sequences:
- the LOC127335375 gene encoding uncharacterized protein, encoding MSAAAGGLRQLLTAAVTAGAAEAHAAVFGHAVNPSGKRAATKLLRKKFIGEQLAQWYPYDIKRDDPIVMAREEKERLTKLEMLKRRGKGPPKKGQGRRAVKRTK